CCTCGTCCTCTATCCCTATATCGGGACCATCACCCAGGCGAACGCCTTTCTCAAGGCCCTCACCTCCGCGGTCCTCGTCGCCGCCGTCTATGCAGTGAGCGAAAGGCGGGGGACATTTATCATCGCCATTGTCCTCGGCGCCTTCGCCTTCATTGCAGGGTGGTCGGGTCTCCTCATCCCCGGAGAGGAGATCAGAACCGTGGAAAGCATCATCAACCCCATATTTTTTGCCTTTGCAACCGTGGCCGTCCTGCGGTCAATCATCAGGGGGAAAGTGACCGACGACGTCATCTACGGGGCGATCGCCGTCTACCTCCTCCTCGGACTGACATGGGGGTCGACCTACACCTATCTGGAGGCCGTACACCCGGGGTCTTTTCTGGTCG
This window of the Methanofollis ethanolicus genome carries:
- a CDS encoding potassium channel family protein, coding for MVHEAGAVAGGIHQKLRRRKYLILTVSLVLLLVLYPYIGTITQANAFLKALTSAVLVAAVYAVSERRGTFIIAIVLGAFAFIAGWSGLLIPGEEIRTVESIINPIFFAFATVAVLRSIIRGKVTDDVIYGAIAVYLLLGLTWGSTYTYLEAVHPGSFLVAHATEISGQTGFSDLLYYSFITLTTAGYGDIVPLTSQARSLAFLEAVSGVLFMAVFISRLIGALSSSKDPASEEREEKDMDRKTER